The following DNA comes from Musa acuminata AAA Group cultivar baxijiao chromosome BXJ1-4, Cavendish_Baxijiao_AAA, whole genome shotgun sequence.
GTATCAAATTATGAGAATTTCTTTCTTCTATATCTTTTATGATTTCTGAATCTGTTCTATATGATGACAATAAAATCTTCCCATAAAGGGACTGGGCACATTAGAGGCTTTATTTCCTTTATTGTTACTGGTTGAACTTAGATCAGAAAAATATATGCCTTTCTTATACCCTATGCATAAGCTACAATGTGTTTGAACATTTTGTTCTTACAAGTTGAAATTGAATAGTTTGTGCATCACATACAACTTTATGATagattgtgccatgtccatgtaGATCTCACCAATGCTAAGCATTATATCTGGAAGAAAGAGCGATCATCATGTTTTTAATGACAAGCTGATAAACTTCATGGTCAGGTATCAAGGTCGATCGGTGATGTCTACCTGAAGAAGCCCAGTTTTTCCAGGGACCCATTGTTTCAGCAATGTGCTGCTCCCATTCCACTAAAACGGCCTGTCATGACTTCAGAGCCTTCAATTAGGACACGTAAGCTTACACGACAAGACTTGTTTCTGATATTTGCATCGGATGGTCTCTGGGAACAACTAAGTGATGCAGCTGCAGTGGATATTGTCTTCAAAAGCCCCAGAGCAGTTAGTTCTTCAACTTTTTGTTTTTGTTCCACATAATCTTCATTTATCAATCACTTGTCATAGATTAAATAGCTGGCTTATGTTTTGCAGGGAATAGCCAAGCGACTTGTCAGAGCTGCTCTCACTGAAGCCGCCAAGAAAAGCGAAATAAAATATGATGACATAAAACATATGGAAAAGGGAGTAAGGCGCCACTACCATGATGATATAACAGTCATTGTTATCTATCTTGACCATTTCGAGGGGAAGGCTTCCAAGCTTCAGGGAAGCACTTTTGACTGCACCAGTGCACCCGTGGACATTTTCTCCCTCAATGCAGCTACTACTTGAAGAAATCTTAGCTCTCATGTGTTGGTTGCAAGAAGGCATATATTTGTGATCAGGGTGCAACAGCTGACTAAACTGTGGGCAAATCTCGGTATAAGGCGCAAATTTAGAGTTACAGAACTTGTTGGCTACCAGAAAGAGATTGATCCTCGATTGAGTTAGCTTAGTAATTGGTGTAGATAGCTTTGTATTTGATAATTTAGGTTAGCTGGCTATGGTTTTTTGATTCAAACAAAAGTGCACTTTCTCAGAGGAAATCTAAAGTAATGATCTTGCCTCTCATCAGTCGGTCTTTGCGCCCCTGATTGAGAATTACTAGTACAAAAAAAGTACAAAATTTTGAGGAATAATATGTGGGTACTCAAAATGTGGGCTAAACAATAGTGAGGTTTATGTTTATTTTGATGGCACTTATGGTTAAATTGGAAAGAAGAAAGAGACTGGATTTATGACAGAGTACACTGAATTTGGCATGCTTGTCCCACTTTAGTTTGAGATGGCACATATGGTTTGCCCTACATGACCATAGGATGTCTTTTAGAGGTTTAAACTAGGGGGAAAAGGGGGTCTTGTCTACTGTGATCTTAGAGAGTATTGCATGAAGAAGCAATCCAAAGACTAAAGCCTAAAGGTTGAGGCCCCAAGTGATATCTTTTGTGCATTGTGGACTAAAGTAAAAGCAGGAAAgataaaacaaacaaacaaacaaaagaagaagaagaagaagaagaagaagaagaagaagaagaagatcatgCTTTGATCAACTAAGCCTATCAGTTTGTCTCTTTTGGTGCCTTTAAAGTCTGTTACTTTAAACATCATTTGCAATAATCAGGGAATGTCGGGAGGTAGCTGCATTGTGAAGCCTATGTTGGCTTTTGAGGGAGGATGAGATGAGGCAGAAGATCTTCCACCTTTGCCAGAGTTGAGCCATTTCTCCTCattgctttttcttcttttatcccGATCACATCACATACGAGTAGAGTACTCGTAGAAATAAGACTGCATTCTCTTCGAGTCATTTATCATTTAGATGGAGTCAGATTTTTTTGCTGCTGAATCTGATTCGACTTCGAAACCGATGTGGTATGCACAATCCGGTGCATCTTATTCATACTGAGCAGATCCAAAAGAGTGCTTGATTGAAGACAAAAAGGACTGGTACTATCGAAACCAGCAGTACGTCATCATCACTGGGATCCCAGATGCGTGAGAGCTGGGAAACATCGTGAATGGATCCTTCAGTGGGAGGTGGCCCAGCTTCCTGTTGAGTCTCTCGTTCTGCCCTGGTGAGGGATCCCAAAGCAGCACTGCGTGCCAAAGGCTAGTAAAAGAAAGTGTCGATCATGGCACAAACTGCAGCCACAGGAGATTCACGGTGAAGGATGAAATCTGGGAACCTAATGATACCAGATTGGACTGAATTAGCTCGACCTCAGTGTCCATCTCCATCGATGCATGCTTGTCTTATGTGTACTGTTTTCCCTACATTTCAACGTGGGGTCTAATTTGCCCCCCCCCCAGCCGAAGAATCCAATAAAGAAGACAATCATCAAGGGGGATGCTAAGTCCATATCTCACAGCATGTGTCCATCTGGATTTGTGGATCTGGAAAAGCATTGCAGAACAAACTGATGCTGTGTTGTCTTCCTTCTTCTTATGTTTATACGGATCTTTAGTCTCCCAGTATCTGAGAAATGTGTTTGCTGCTTCCAAGCACTTGCTGGTGACCATGGAATTGACTTGTGGAAGCTTCCTAGCTTGATTAAGAAAGGGACATGTAATCTAATCTATCAaaatagaggaagaagaagaggtaggCAGGCAATGTCTGCACGGACAATTAAAGATTAATAACGCCGAGGCAGTGACTGAGATGAGAATTGAGCAGCACATGAGGATGAGCTGTGTCCCAATTGCTGTCATGCAAACAAGGAAAAGAAGACAGAGGAGAGAACAAGATCATCTCAGCAGCATCCACAAGAGAGAGGTGGTGGCAAGTATAAAGCTACCTCATCCGAAGACTGCAAAGAGGGAAGAACAGCTACATGTAGGCATTAACAATCTGATCAAGTTTGTCTTACACGCCGTCAGCTTTTTCCCACTAGGATTGGCACCAACTCGGTAGCCACCGACAATATCTCGCTCATTCTTACACCGAAGAGATCTAAGAACATGAACTCCACCAACACAAACGACAACTCAACTGCATGAACACATTAAATGACCTTGTGACCACCAAATGAGTTTGATCTAAAACACCATGGAAAGGCAGCAAAGCCAAAGGGATGAAGGAGAAGgaacaagaagaggaagaaaccctctctctctctctctgtctttccCCATCTGAATCTAACCGATGCTTTACCAATACCCTTCTGCATTCAGAGGATAAAGGTTCTGCGAGGCCTGTGACAAATGAGACCTGAGAACAATTACGCTCCTATTTACAGAGGATAGCACATGAAATTAGTAGGCAGTGACCTACATTTCATGGTCGGTCAGTGACAATTAGCACGAGAACGAGCAGTATGAACAGTTCCATCTTTCCCGGACGGACGCCACCACCATCGCATTGCTAAACTTCGACCCTCCAAATGATTCTATCACTTGCAGCGGTAGCGTGTGGTTTGTCAACCGCCGCCACCTTCGCCCGGTTGCCGATGCTGGTTTTGCTCCTTTCGCCTTGCGGGAGTTCACAGGTCTCGCTGACGGAACCGCGTCTTATGTCCGCAGGAGGGATGAAGCAGTCGGCTGACAGGCCTGGGACGTTGAAGGCCACCTCCTCAATGGTCCACGCCTCCTCCATCCTGGTCTTGGTGTGGCTCATGGCCACCTCGCCGAACCTGAAAAGAGTGACCACGGAGCGGCCGGAGTGGGCGATCATTATGCCTTCGACGGGGCGGTAGTCGTCGAGGAAGGAGTTGATGGTGGTCTCCCAATAGACCGCATCGCCGCCGGCGTTGGATTGGATTCGCGTGAGGTGCGAGTCCTCCATGTGCACCAGGAGCCCTGTTCGCTGGCTGAAGCAGCCGAAGAGGACGTGCCGAATGATCTCTGCGGGGCCTTCGCTCCTGGCTTTCAGCGTCTGCGGATCAGCGCAGAGCTTGAGGATGAAGCAATCCTCCCCATTaaccttcttctccccgatgcaACGTGCATTGGCAAACATGCTCGCCGTCGTCAGCGGATCAAGGCCCTGCTCAAACAAGCAATTCGTTCATTATAAGACGATGTGAGATGTGGGGAGCTGAAACCGTGATAGTTTGAAGTGCTATTATACCTGGAGGGCGCGCCGGAGAGGGCGGACGGGGCCCTTGGCCGCGTGCACGCCGAGCCACGGGGTGTGCCGCCAGACGAGTTGGCCATTGGAGCCGGCATGGACCTTGCTGCCGCCAACGGCGAGCTCGACGTACCACATGTCAGGGGCCATCTGCCAAAGGACGAAGCTGCCTGACTCAGCTGCACGCGCTGAGCCACCGCGATTCTTCACCACCTTGGTCGCAGTTTCGAACTCCGACGCCACCATCCTCACCTTGCCCATGGCGTAGGCATTCCGGATGGAGCTCTGCAGCTTGAGACCGCCCGATGCGGCGGTGTACTGCTGCAATATGTACTGAGCCGATGAGGTTTCCTGAAAGAAGGAAATGATGAATGAGTTAGCGGTGCATGGAGCACATCAAATTGCCATCTTTGAAACACCAAGCTCCAGATGTGAGCAGGAAAAAACTGCACTTTTTAATCCTCAAAATGGTTATTTGCGACAAGGAAACAGAATAAAGCGAAGAAGTAAAGGTGTTGGAGAGTGCAGACGTATAGAAGAACTATTAGTACGCGTAGTGACGCATCAAACAATGCCATTTTGGAACACAAGATTGAAACTTAGCTCCGGGAATGGAAGAACAGAGCACAGAGGACGATAGAAACCGACGAAATTAACAGCGTTGGAGAGGGATGGAGACCAAGGCTTACAATGGGAGTCTCCTTGATGCTGAGATGGGGGAGAGGGTCGGCGGAGCTGACGTGCATGGGGGCGAGCGGCGCTCCCATTACTCCCAGCAGCAGGCGGAGATCGGAGCGGCGGAACGAGGAGGACCCAGCTGCGTTCGCGGGGGAGGACGTGACGGAGGGCGCCCGGGAGAGCTGGCCGCGGACCCAGCGGCCCCACCCTTCCCTCCGGGTGCTCCCGCCGTCCTCCGGCGCGTCGCCGTCAGGGCCCTCCATGAGCGGCGCTAGAGCCTCTCCGCCGGGCCGGAAGCTCCCGGATCTCGCGATCAGCGGCGCATCCGGCAGCTGCGCCAGCGAATGGTCCCGCCCGTGGCCCTTCCACCGCCGGGGGAGCAGCAGCAATGCCGCCGATGGCGACTGGCTCTTCGCTCTCGACCGCGCCGGCGACAGCCCCCGCACCACCTCCTCCAGCGCCGAAAACAACCCTTGCTTCTTCTCCATGGTCCGGTGCGTTCGACTTCCTCCCTCCGCCGAACTATCCGTAACTTATTATAACTACAAGCAGTGGGAAGGGATGGACCAAAATGTGAAATATGTTTCGTCAAGGACCTCATAGTAATAATTGGTTGCGACAATAGGAAAAGGGCAAAGGAATGGGGTTAACGACAATTTAACATCTCTCGAGGGTGGCGCTGAAAAAAGAGTAGAATGGATGGAATCACACGAGCGTCGACACTGACGGTACCTCTGTGGAGTAAGTCTCGTTACCTCCCTGGTACCCATAAGCCCCGACGTACCCAAGCCAAGGTAACACCGGCGTGATATCCAAAAGAAAATATTCCGCTGAAAATGGAGTCGGTATCCTCACCGCGAATAAGCACACTTATCATGGGACGAGGCAAGACGAAACGTGGCGCTCGTTATTGGGGGAGCAGCGCATGTGCCTCGCCTCACTAACGGCACCGTTAAAGGAAGGTTCGTTGAGGAATCCGACGGGCCGGAGACGGCGGAGCGTCGCGCGACGGGTGCGGCACGTGACCGGTTGCCAGATTCTCATGTTACTGGGTGGTGGCCTATTGCCGATGCATCTTGACCGTGAGAAGTTAGATCAGACGGCTGAGGAAGAGATGTTTCGAGCGGTTGTTGGCGGCCTATTTGGTCACAGCTTTGACCGAGTAAACTGAGTCAAAATTAAATTCACATCGGATGTAACTTGAGCCCTGACTCTTCGTGACGATCGATGGCACCAAACTCAAATTAAGCCATTAGTTTCCACTGGGATCTTGGAATAGTTGGTCGATGGTCTTTCGTCCCATCACCACCCTGTGTCAGATTTGCTTGAAAGCAAGACATAAGGGTGGGAATCGGACGAGTTGCAATTGGGCATGGGAGACCAGCCATCGAGGAGGTGCATGAGGCATGTGGACTGCACGTGGGGTTTCCGAATGATGAGAAGCGCCCGCCGGCATCACTGTGATCCACCCGACAGATGACTTGTCACCGGCTGCCACGGGGCCCACCACCTGGGCGAGTCCGATCTGATTGCTTAAAATATATAGCGATATTTTATTCCAAGTTCCATTTTTCCCCCTAAAAGATACatattttcattattaatttATAAGACTAATTATgagtttattaaataatttagtgATCACGATATATcagattttttttaagtttaagaaCATGATCATATTTTAGAATCATGAGGTCAAACATACGAGATCGACATCTTAATATCATAAGTTCAATACTTAATTAATATATGATCGACACCTCAATATTACGTAATCAATATATATTCTAACATAAGACTAATTATATTACGAGTTCGATACAACATAATATTGATAATGAGAATAGTAACCCTAAGGGCTCATTATAAAAAGAGCTATATAAGTAAATTTTTAAGAATATTCGAAATAAGATTGatgtataaaaagaataataattgaTTCTAAATTGGCTTCCAGTGTAAACAATCAATTTGAATATTCAAATTTAGTTTGAAGTTGAATAAATGGGTCATTTGCACTGCATGGCCAACCAAGAACTGTGGATGGGGTTTCAGCGATTAAATGATGTGAAAGGTGTCCAATTCTTATTGCCCGAATCTTTCTTACCTTCTGGCCTGCCTCCATTAATGATGTGTGGTGAGCTCCGACATCGGTACCCTTAGGAGGGTCCCTATCCACAGTGTTATTAACTCGTCTCTATGCTATcatacactatatatatatatatctatctatcaacaaggtacaaagatttcaggaAGATTCCATGCATGTTACATATTACAATGCAAATTAAATCATGCACTTAATAGATATTTTCAGAAGAAAAACTTATATAATTAATAGCCATCACATTGTCTCCTCTTTACTTGACGATCATTTTCGGGTACTATATGATGGATCAAAGTTGTCTATATCAAGATAATAAAATGGAGTTACatgcaaatggaggcacactaccGTAGTAAATAGTACGACAGTCTTTGCACACACGTGATTACATCAGATAATAAAATGAGAGATATTGGCAACACATCAATAATTACGCACAGAATCCTTCAATGCACATCACAGGTACATAGAAAATCTAATTTGAGATGCCGCCACCGACAAAAAAAGATATGAATCTTATGACAATTgctcctctttctctcttctttgttCGAGACAAATGGGATGTTCGAGACTAATCTACCTTACGATTTAGATTATCTCAGTAATAAAGGGTTATGGCTAATAACAAATAGCTTAATCCTCCTAAACATTGTTATGGATATTTGATCcaaattatttatcaaaatatttaagttaaagttATTAGTCTTATCCACTTCGATTAATTGAGATATTACAAGTTTTTCTACTCAAAGGCTTGACTTATTCGTCAAGattcaacattttttttttttactcaaagGCTTAATGTTCTTATTAAGGCCCAACATACCTCGTATCAAGTTCTAACATGGTGCGGACATAATCTGATGGtggacaataatttttttttattaatctcttgGGCTTGATAAGTTAACTGATCTATCAAATTTGTTTGacctatatatttattatatttttataagttaattttaatatcataaatgtaagACTAATCCAAGGGTTATAGATTGAGTGTGAGAAATAGTTAGATAATGGGAATTGAAGAGTTGACTTGATGTTGGATTACTCATGTCCGATTAATTCCGATCAGGGAAAAGTACCACATATTATAAGCAACAAGTGCACATGTAGGATAACTTTTCAACGTTTGGTCATTAATGCCGTAGCAAAAAGTGTTGACATGTCTCAATAATCTTTAATATGTTCGTCCACaaattttattatgatatatatagaGCGCGTAGGAATAATTTATACGAGTGTCAAACTGGGAGTGACAGATATAAATAGGGATACACATGGAAACAGTGAAATGACTATCCATCAAGACATCACACCACAACGTCGATGGGACGAAGCGAATCAAGAAGGAGCCCAACAAGACATCACTCGGCGACGATTGCGGATGCTGTTCTCGATATTATACGCCCTTCTTTCAACCACTttgattctttttgttcttcatagtatatatttatatatatttatattatcatatttagGTGCAAGAGAGGAAGGAATTGATCGATGAACTCGAAATTCCAATATGAGAACAACTAAGAAACATGAGATCAACTAAGGTTGACCCGTGATTGGTTGGTTGGTGTCATAAATTTACGGATCGCTCGATTCAATATGATCAAAGCTCACGAACAAATACAATATTACGTTTAAGTCAAATTATATTATATGATTAAAAAAGATGTAACTAATGCATAAGACTTCTGTCAACATGAAATCGAAAGATGATCATAAATTTACGGATCGCTTGATTCAATATGATCAAAGCTCACGAATGAATACGATATTACGTTTAAATCAAATCATATTGTATGACTAAAAAATATGTAACTAATGCATAAGACTTCTGTCAACATGAAATCGGAAGAGGATCATAAATTTACGGATCGCTTGATTCAATATGATCAAAACTCACGAACGAATACGATATTACGTTTAAATCAAATCATATTATATGATTAAAAAAGATGTAACTAATGCATAAGACTTTGTGAACATGAAATCGGAAGAGGATCAAATGTATACgattttatctttaaatatttaaaaatattacttttataataataataataattattttttatattgtacGTAAATATTTCCAACTTTTGTCACTTGTTCGCCCTCCTTTGTACGGTTGGTTCAACAAGATGCTTTATAACTTTGTCCCTTTCGCTGGCACTAAAATCCATGCACATAAGCGCAGAACAAAAACGTGGGAACGTGAAACCAAGTTAAGCTGGTGGATCGACGATTTCTGTGGACGACGACCACTGCCACAGTGCGTGCGCTTTCCCTTCCCACATCGTTAGCAGGGCTCAATAGCCACCTGCAGAAGAGAACGAAGTAGTAGTCTACCGAGTCTCGCAAGAGGAACTCCAGATTAAATGAAAAGAGCGAGTGGGATGAAACATTTCGACTGGGATTAACAGAGGAAAAAGAAGGCTCCTCCTATGCGTGGCCCATGAGAGGGAGCGGTCATGCAGCACCGATGGTCATGGCTTTGCTATGTGGAGGGAGGCGCATGCGCGCTGTCTGCGGTCCGTGGAATTTGGTTTTCTTGTTTCTGCTTGGCTACTTCCATCAATACTCCACCGTGAAAGCAAAGGGAGAGTTCAGTTGGTACAGAGCAAAAGGAAGGGTTAGGAGAGCATGGGGCTTGGGATGGAGACCCGTCCTTCGCTGGTCTTTTGATGGAGGACAGCGCTTTGATGGCGGTAAGTTGGTGGACAAGAATCTGATGCCGGAGATGGGGTACATGTACAGTgacctactgctgctgctgctgcaaaccAGGAAGATGATGAGATTATGTGCTTCATCTTTAGCGCAAAAAATGCATGTGAGAAGACGTCAGTAGATTATAATGTAGTGCATGTCATAGTCCTGACAGAGGAGTGCTGATGTTAGACGAgtagatagaaaagaaaaaaagataataataataataataataataataataataataaagataattATCATGGCTTAATGGATAAATTCTTTTGTACCATTGATCAGATCGTGCCAtcgaaaatataattatgatcttacaccactcatagagaaaaaaaaaatacgatTCATTAATTTATGTATTATAGtattctaaatatttttttatagactcaattataaaaataaaaaaaaatcgtatcaaatcaaatatacaatttattattttcttcaaaaatagatagtatttttacttataatatatttaaaatatatttaacttataaaagttatttaaatattatataaactaaATTATTGCTGCATCAAGTGCCATTGTTCTAA
Coding sequences within:
- the LOC103981417 gene encoding uncharacterized protein LOC103981417, whose protein sequence is MEKKQGLFSALEEVVRGLSPARSRAKSQSPSAALLLLPRRWKGHGRDHSLAQLPDAPLIARSGSFRPGGEALAPLMEGPDGDAPEDGGSTRREGWGRWVRGQLSRAPSVTSSPANAAGSSSFRRSDLRLLLGVMGAPLAPMHVSSADPLPHLSIKETPIETSSAQYILQQYTAASGGLKLQSSIRNAYAMGKVRMVASEFETATKVVKNRGGSARAAESGSFVLWQMAPDMWYVELAVGGSKVHAGSNGQLVWRHTPWLGVHAAKGPVRPLRRALQGLDPLTTASMFANARCIGEKKVNGEDCFILKLCADPQTLKARSEGPAEIIRHVLFGCFSQRTGLLVHMEDSHLTRIQSNAGGDAVYWETTINSFLDDYRPVEGIMIAHSGRSVVTLFRFGEVAMSHTKTRMEEAWTIEEVAFNVPGLSADCFIPPADIRRGSVSETCELPQGERSKTSIGNRAKVAAVDKPHATAASDRIIWRVEV